From the Fusobacterium ulcerans ATCC 49185 genome, the window TGATACTGAAACATTTAAAATGACTAAATATGCTCTTGCAGCTTATAGTTTTGCCTATATAATCACTGGACTGAATATAGTTACAGCTGGATATTTTACTGCTGTAAAAAAAGTTAAAATATCTACTATAATAACTATTTTAAGGGGAGTTGTTCTTATAATTATTTTCCTTGAAATTCTTCCTAGAATATTTGGTACAGCAGGTATATGGTGGTCTGTTCCTGCTGCTGAATTAGTTACTCTTGTTTCATCTTTTTATTTTATCAGAAAATATATGCATAAATATGAGGCTATTAGAGTTTAATTATTTTCTATACACATTCCACTCAAAATATAAACCTTTAGTTCTCAAAACATTCATGAAAAAATAAATTTTTCCTATATATCAAAATTTTTCCAACTTTTATCTTTAATATGATAAAATAGAGAAAAATTATATGGAAAGGTTGATATAAATGGTAAAACTGATTATTACAGA encodes:
- a CDS encoding MATE family efflux transporter: MIILRELGEKGVSAFGIIGYISSFVVMTMIGFSQGIQPIVSFNLGAKKYANVIKTLKISLLLIIATGVIFYGSINFFSNKIISTFLNDTETFKMTKYALAAYSFAYIITGLNIVTAGYFTAVKKVKISTIITILRGVVLIIIFLEILPRIFGTAGIWWSVPAAELVTLVSSFYFIRKYMHKYEAIRV